The following are from one region of the Plasmodium gaboni strain SY75 chromosome 12, whole genome shotgun sequence genome:
- a CDS encoding hypothetical protein (conserved Plasmodium protein, unknown function) has translation MILGFFLLNVLFLVLMKNNLCLLKNKRNVFYPINNLSNKKKKKIHSIFHKRNNGHTIIKLFIINNTNEKKQNYKKKKNKEYFLNNKKNRNDKVNILYATQSNFFNPKQFKDLLNEDAKEKTKNVDDGDDCLELENVENLEEIAPELHMKLMEYKKSEESKDEEINEKKIEDVKDITLYEGLPLLMIEGEKLEGFADTRKVKIKPEISTPFTNDDYNEYIKSSMGEKMGNPDANQTKKNEKHDKNIKKANNSNTNEELNKFEKDIEYILNVSNEEKKKKREMDKNEEVKKSDELTKEGKIERYKKVGTHYYMDSSIGKILYDRNYPGYAYINHGENINEINEKSEFDSSVPSYLNPSNVHLRTGRKREEQKKKDSGIKQKRRWNVNNISNDIKRGNWKYYDDTVKDLIDSIDQEKLEENYYSNNYYQRSHNNTGYGGLEKVQNNYFDVQFIGSAETYPANISVGMNFIWPINFVPLLSKQYTKRLGQPIKSPIFNLGGFDHLQLWYYPDGMNNSMDGYCSLKLMMKPGSYLPVKIFLFAFSEYNYIHTKAFYKESADYVISSSNLCKCLLKTKENLKNIENNKDYVILGPAGNIYIGVGIYDDNYDFEEDFKKFYSINNKYKNKKNKNQQFKYKYDWDEGVHIFDNWLKKQSAVTDDKDELLPSNYTHSELYENYKYKYVPEKNPFKFLRSKNTKQSWNRHPF, from the coding sequence atgatcCTTGGATTTTTCCTGTTAAATGTTTTGTTTTTGGTCCTTATGAAAAATAACCTTTGTTTGTTAAAGAATAAAAGGAATGTTTTTTACCCCATAAATAATTTGtcaaacaaaaaaaagaagaaaattCATAGTATTTTCCATAAAAGGAATAATGGGCATACTATCATAAAATTGTTCATAATAAACAatacaaatgaaaaaaaacagaattataaaaaaaaaaaaaataaagaatattttttaaataataaaaagaatagAAATGATAAagtaaatattttatatgcTACACAAAGCAATTTTTTTAACCCTAAACAATTTAAAGATTTATTAAACGAAGATGCTAAAGAAAAAACGAAAAATGTTGATGATGGTGATGATTGCCTAGAATTAGAAAATGTCGAAAATTTAGAAGAAATAGCACCTGAATTACATATGAAATTAAtggaatataaaaaaagtgaAGAATCAAAagatgaagaaataaatgaaaaaaaaattgaagaTGTAAAAGATATTACACTATATGAAGGATTACCTCTTCTAATGATTGAAGGAGAAAAGTTAGAAGGTTTTGCTGATACTAGGAAAGTTAAAATAAAACCAGAAATATCTACTCCCTTCACAAATGATgattataatgaatatattaaatcTAGTATGGGTGAAAAAATGGGAAATCCTGATGCTAATCAGACaaagaaaaatgaaaaacatgataaaaatataaagaaagCGAATAATTCTAATACAAACGAAGAACTAAATAAGTTTGAAAAAgatatagaatatatattaaatgtatctaatgaggaaaaaaaaaaaaagagagaaatggataaaaatgaagaagtaaaaaaaagtgATGAGTTAACAAAAGAAGGAAAAATAgaaagatataaaaaagtaggaacacattattatatggaTTCAAGTATAGgtaaaatattatatgatagGAATTATCCAGGATATGCTTATATAAATCATGgagaaaatataaatgaaataaatgaaaaaagtGAATTTGATTCCTCTGTTCCTAGTTATTTAAATCCATCTAATGTACATTTAAGAACTGGACGTAAAAGAGAAgaacagaaaaaaaaagatagTGGAATAAAACAGAAAAGAAGATGgaatgtaaataatataagtaATGATATTAAAAGGGGAAATTGGaaatattatgatgataCAGTTAAAGATTTAATAGATTCAATTGATCAAGAAAAATTAgaagaaaattattattctaataattattatcaaagAAGTCATAATAATACAGGTTATGGTGGTTTAGAAAAAgtacaaaataattattttgatgTTCAATTTATAGGATCTGCTGAAACATATCCTGCAAATATATCAGTAGGTATGAATTTTATATGGCCTATCAATTTTGTACCTTTATTATCTAAACAATATACTAAAAGATTAGGTCAACCAATTAAGTCTCCAATATTTAATTTAGGAGGTTTTGATCATTTACAATTATGGTATTATCCTGATGGTATGAATAATTCCATGGATGGTTACTGttctttaaaattaatgatGAAACCAGGTTCCTATCTACCAGTCaaaatattcttattcGCATTTAGtgaatataattatattcaCACTAAAGCATTCTATAAAGAATCAGCTGATTATGTTATATCCTCATCAAATTTATGTAAATGTCtattaaaaacaaaagaaaatttaaaaaacattgaaaataataaagattATGTTATTCTTGGACCAGCtggaaatatatacataGGTGTAGGaatatatgatgataattaCGACTTTGAAGAAGatttcaaaaaattttattcaattaataataaatataaaaataaaaaaaataaaaatcaacaattcaaatataaatatgattGGGATGAAGGAGTACATATTTTCGATAACTGGCTAAAAAAACAATCAGCTGTTACCGATGATAAGGATGAGTTATTACCATCAAATTATACACATTCAGAATTGtatgaaaattataaatataaatatgtacCTGAAAAAAATCCTTTCAAATTTCTAAGATCCAAAAATACAAAACAATCATGGAACAGACATccattttaa